From the genome of Podospora pseudoanserina strain CBS 124.78 chromosome 7 map unlocalized CBS124.78p_7.2, whole genome shotgun sequence, one region includes:
- a CDS encoding uncharacterized protein (EggNog:ENOG503P42Q; COG:I), with translation MSSTPYSPLDGISHPYYPPDATVPFYTANTTPLLTILLSFAGLISLFVLICLTLSRYANPKLQQSDLAVIAWFAVCGFLHLFFEGYFVLNHKTIPSSQYLFAQLWKEYGLSDSRYLTADPFMVWIETLTVLIWGPLSLLTIYLITTNQHALRHITQVVVCIGHLYGVALYYGTCHYIEKYRGLQYSRPEWVYYWGYYAGMNAPWAVVPVLLLWGSVKEIKRAFRAVQEDDIAKKGL, from the exons ATGAGCAGCACACCCTACTCCCCCCTCGACGGGATCAGCCACCCTTACTACCCCCCCGACGCCACCGTCCCCTTTTACACAGCCAACACAACCCCCTTGCTCAcaatcctcctctccttcgcGGGTCTCATATCCCTCTTCGTTTTGATATGTCTCACCCTCTCAAGATATGCCAATCCCAAGCTTCAGCAGTCCGATCTAGCTGTGATAGCCTGGTTCGCAGTTT GCggcttcctccacctcttttTCGAAGGTTACTTCGTCCTCAACCACAAAACCATACCCAGCTCCCAGTACCTCTTCGCGCAGCTCTGGAAAGAATACGGCCTGAGCGACTCCCGGTATCTAACCGCTGATCCATTTATGGTTTGGATCGAGACCCTCACCGTC TTAATCTGGGGCCCCCTATCCCTCCTCACAATctacctcatcaccaccaaccaacacgcCCTCCGCCACATCACCCAGGTGGTGGTCTGCATAGGCCATTTGTACGGCGTTGCCCTCTACTATGGGACGTGTCACTACATCGAAAAGTACCGAGGCCTGCAGTACAGCAGGCCGGAGTGGGTTTACTACTGGGGGTACTATGCCGGCATGAACGCGCCTTGGGCGGTCGTGcctgttttgttgctgtggggGAGCGTAAAGGAGATCAAGCGGGCTTTCAGGGCTGTTCAGGAAGATGATATTGCCAAGAAGGGCCTGTAA
- the ARL3 gene encoding ADP-ribosylation factor protein 3 (COG:U; EggNog:ENOG503NZ2C) — translation MYHLAKGLYRLATSKEEYSLLLLGLDNAGKTTFHEQVKSIFHPDGAASAPAPNLKTVPTVGQNVSTIILPDMYLKIWDVGGQHSLRKLWQSYYASCHAIIFIIDSTDIGDGNLEHDSTGRLEECRLVLEDVLNHSETEGVPLLVLANKQDREDCVEVVRIKEGLVKKVFEGEKSGSIRDSRVLPVSALTGTGVKEAVDWVRSRVRWNREGRPPVMR, via the exons ATGTACCACCTAGCCAAAGGCCTCTACCGCCTCGCAACCTCAAAGGAGG AatactccctcctcctcctcggcctcgataATGCAGGCAAGACCACCTTTCACGAGCAAGTAAAATCCATCTTCCACCCCGACggcgccgcctccgccccggcccccaacctcaaaacCGTCCCCACCGTCGGCCAAAACGTCTCCACCATTATTCTCCCAGACATGTACCTTAAGATCTGGGACGTCGGCGGCCAGCACTCTTTGCGCAAGCTCTGGCAGTCCTACTACGCCTCCTGCCACGCGATTATTTTTATCATCGATTCGACTGATATCGGGGATGGGAATCTGGAGCATGACTCTACCGGCAGATTAGAAGAGTGCAGGCTTGTGCTGGAGGATGTCCTGAATCACAGCGAGACGGAGGGGGTGCCGTTGCTGGTGTTGGCGAATAAGCAGGATCGGGAGGACTGTgtcgaggtggtgaggatcaaggaggggttggtcaagaaggtttttgagggggagaagagcgGGAGTATCAGGGATAGTAGGGTTTTGCCGGTGAGCGCGCTGACGGGGACtggggtgaaggaggcggtggattGGGTTAGGAGTAGGGTTAGGTGGAATAGGGAAGGGAGGCCGCCTGTTatgaggtga
- the CWC15 gene encoding complexed with cef1p (EggNog:ENOG503NY3T; COG:A), with translation MTTAHRPTFDPARGKEALRGPAYHQRLLPAYTQLKFRQPGQGGDADHQSRDLRAELEAAEAAHYAKLRGAPIPGQSTGSQSEQQALPSNSSSSKRPLSIEQEDPESKRRRILEETRAIDADDSDASSEEDDEEDDDDDSDSDSDSDDEEAELQRELERVRRERAEKREREEKERLAAEEAEREKDIALGNPLLNNNSSGRPDFNIKRRWDDDVVFKNQARGTEEKGKKKEFINDLLRSDFHKRFMSKYVR, from the exons ATGACAACAGCCCATCGCCCTACCTTTGACCCG GCCCGCGGCAAAGAAGCCCTCCGCGGCCCCGCCTACCACCAACGCCTCCTTCCAGCCTACACCCAGCTCAAATTCCGCCAACCCGGCCAAGGAGGCGACGCCGATCACCAGTCCCGCGACCTCCGCGCCGAACTCGAAGCCGCAGAGGCGGCTCACTACGCCAAGCTCAGGGGCGCTCCCATCCCCGGCCAGTCGACTGGCAGTCAGTCAGAACAACAAGCCCTCCCCAGTaattcctcctcatccaagcGACCACTATCGATAGAACAAGAAGACCCCGAATCCAAACGCCGCCGCATACTAGAAGAAACCCGCGCCATAGACGCCGACGACAGCGACGCATCaagcgaagaagacgacgaggaagatgacgacgacgacagcgatTCAGACTCTGAttcggatgatgaggaagccgAGTTGCAGAGGGAATTagagagagtgaggagggagagggccgAGAAACGGGAacgggaagagaaggagaggttggctgcggaggaggcggagagggagaaggataTTGCGCTGGGGAACCCGCTTCTCAATAACAACAGCAGCGGGAGGCCGGATTTTAATATCAAGAGGCGGTGGGATGACGATGTGGTGTTCAAGAACCAGGCGAGGGGcacggaggagaaggggaagaagaaggagtttATTAATGATTTGTTGAGGTCAGATTTTCATAAGAGGTTTATGAGTAAGTATGTTCGTtag
- the ECM15 gene encoding UPF0045 protein M15 (EggNog:ENOG503P47H; COG:S) has protein sequence MNHRITTTALRLRPSPFFLTRPRLLSTTTPKMSNNLPTPSSCYADFCLIPIGTPTPSVAKEVASVQSLIRDSGIKHTMHSAGTTLEGSWDDVFRIIGQAHSLVHQSGIVRVQTSLRVGTRTDKKQTAEEKVKRVEDILAAGKE, from the exons ATGAACCACCGCATCACCACAACAGCCCTCCGCCTGAGACCATCCCCATTCTTCCTGACAAGACCCAGACTCCTcagcacaacaacccccaaaatgtccaacaacctccccaccccctcctcctgctaCGCAGACTTCTGCCTCATCCCCATAGGCACCCCCACGCCCTCGGTCGCAAAAGAAGTCGCCTCGGTCCAGTCTCTGATCAGGGACTCAGGCATAAAACACACAATGCACTCCGCCGGCACCACCCTCGAGGGCTCCTGGGACGACGTCTTTAGAATCATCGGCCAGGCCCACTCCCTTGTCCACCAGAGCGGCATCGTGCGCGTCCAGACTAGTTTGAGGGTTGGGACGAG AACGGATAAGAAGCAGACTGCAGAGGAAAAGGTCAAACGAGTGGAGGATATTCTCGCTGCTGGGAAGGAGTAA
- a CDS encoding uncharacterized protein (COG:F; EggNog:ENOG503NZVR), whose amino-acid sequence MDRLKNVFAPVKADPDEYSPLTDSDDDDSRSGTLEGEVYEEQSPFSWIEYFIFAFIGVAMLWAWNMFLAAAPYFQSRFVSDPWMQDTSQSAILAVSTTTNLVTMLVLTNMQSSASYPFRINTALFLNVAVFTLLTISTSYFLDASTGAYFAFLLVMVGITALASGLMQNGAFAFAASFGRTEYTQAIMAGQGVAGILPPLTQMLSYLAFSPAEPALDPARRTAEDDGPQESSTAAFIYFLTAVIISGITLLAFLPLVNRHNRIVERRLAEQQDLSQSVTSIEEAERANRRYVSMSTLFRKLRWVSVSVSMCFAVAMFFPVFTAKILSVHNADSDGKLYAPGAFIPLGFFFWNLGDLTGRVATMFPFSLRHRPKALFAIAMGRWLFLPLYFLCNIGGRGAVVKSDLFYLVAVQFPFGLTSGWLGSSAMMAAGEWVGEWEREAAGGFMGMCLVAGLTVGSLLSFTAAGV is encoded by the exons ATGGATCGCCTCAAGAATGTGTTTGCGCCTGTAAAGGCCGACCCAGACGAGTACTCGCCGTTGACGGATTCCGACGATGATGACTCCCGCTCGGGAacgctggagggggaggtgtatGAGGAGCAGTCGCCGTTTTCGTGGATCGAGTACTTCATATTTGCCTTTATTGGCGTGGCGATGCTGTGGGCGTG GAACATGTTTCTTGCTGCGGCGCCGTACTTTCAAAGCCGATTCGTATCCGACCCATGGATGCAGGATACCTCCCAGTCGGCCATCCTTGCCGTTTCAACGACTACGAATCTGGTCACCATGTTGGTCTTGACCAACATGCAGTCGTCGGCGAGCTATCCATTTCGAATCAACACAGCCTTGTTCCTCAACGTGGCAGTCTTTactctcctcaccatctcgacAAGCTACTTCCTCGATGCCTCGACCGGCGCATACTTTGCTTTTCTCCTCGTGATGGTAGGCATCACCGCCTTGGCGTCCGGGCTCATGCAGAACGGCGCCTTCGCCTTTGCCGCTAGTTTCGGCAGGACAGAGTACACACAGGCAATCATGGCTGGGCAGGGTGTAGCTGGTATCCTGCCTCCATTGACCCAGATGCTATCCTACCTGGCCTTCTCCCCTGCCGAGCCCGCTCTCGACCCAGCAAGGAGAACAGCCGAGGACGACGGCCCCCAAGAAAGCAGCACCGCGGCGTTCATCTACTTCCTCACCGCGGTGATCATCTCTGGCATCACCCTCTTGGCGTTCCTGCCTCTGGTGAACAGACACAACCGCATTGTTGAGCGCCGGCTGGCAGAACAGCAGGACCTCTCCCAGTCTGTCACTTCCATCGAGGAAGCCGAAAGGGCAAACAGACGCTACGTCAGCATGTCAACGCTGTTTAGGAAACTGCGCTGGGTGTCTGTCAGCGTGTCTATGTGTTTTGCCGTGGCCATGTTTTTCCCCGTGTTTACGGCAAAGATCCTGTCTGTCCACAACGCTGATTCGGACGGGAAGCTCTACGCTCCCGGGGCGTTTATCCCcctgggtttttttttctggaaCTTGGGTGATttgacggggagggtggcgaCCATGTTTCCCTTTTCGCTCCGTCACAGGCCAAAGGCGCTGTTTGCGATTGCGATGGGGAGGTGGCTGTTTTTGCCGCTGTATTTCTTGTGTAATATTGGGGGACGGGGAGCGGTGGTGAAGAGTGATTTGTTTTATTTGGTGGCGGTGCAGTTTCCTTTTGGGCTGACgagtgggtggttggggagtagtgcgatgatggcggcgggggagtgggtgggtgagtgggagagggaggcggcgggggggttTATGGGCATGTGTTTGGTTGCTGGGTTGACGGTGGGGAGTTTGTTGAGTTTTACTGCTGCGGGGGTTTAG
- the UTP10 gene encoding snoRNA-binding rRNA-processing protein utp10 (EggNog:ENOG503NV87; BUSCO:EOG0926051U; COG:S): MSSLLEQLKAVQANSRVILDGKLAKAAHSKSLIFEPQAAASQTYADIYRVAREGFDELCTIDSRFRPFAAHLFSEESQQADRTQMTADENATLDRRVESFLQLAAARLQLMPAIKAIEWLIRRFRIHEFNTRTLITCFLPFHTIPVFVTLLSILPSNLPHEYRFLDPYIRSLTNPPIEVIVTQATNHRELLTAISEYTLDLGDKKHDYHAATMLWFSVMTQSVNAMIDKGRSGNKAIQLENTQKLLQQVTPALSRGMMMRQSPELQMASYMPVLVLARKGRLNDAALVAFMDQLVAGWQSKTVDQGLLTLACLAYARAAKPVTSRVAKALLKIDDLVGKFKMVNQTQCVRKLANGTALAFVDRLSKKGNFRALQGVKAIILGGFLDQMQVKVVYKSLLLAAHKLNDELDPQGTIRKELASTLVSLAQLKDKNGDAIRAAIEEVDFNIEELELKLGAAIRPKLTIAEGSDDMMEGVEVMAIEERPSLDATLQQVEKLQPSKTSCLSQESGVFNDLCAVFLSAAITQVDLERFDAAPVLSRDQALNDAFYFSFYMRVWCGPHPALAKVVALERVKNRIKESESTKTDLQAIALYAAVALADPSKKVRRAAADLIAVLKATFKASEDVWGAKDLYGASGVSMDSAAFKCLLDSVLVPSLEEAVTHEDQIGIIISSALENSKLGDKKTRLAIFKFFCAHITETPLLTAKLRLLEGINKIKSISGTYRTELLLAMLRSWASLTSTEAAERAALESLDEKALDLAAVGTVVPSQHDGLDLLFQLIKDPQTRPTLVVAIFERTAKMWPIMKSQAKLLTANVMLELSQSSGQDTAAVEAASFLRNVDLTTDILLAFVDSLQYEDTRMATEVPANKRRRTSTAVQPVSSNTISPEVQKTVKKMNFVLELVQGCKPENHPEMLPSLFTTLSDIHHLRKLVGSELGYMQTLVLSSIGAMIPAYDNNKDLTIDASVGYGDILAACVQNSSSTQVTNEALLVVASLARTAPDVVLQSVMPIFTFMGSSVLRQADNYSQSVVKKTVQQVIPPLIATFRNKGRNLVASTKDLLASFVTAYEHIPPTRKREIFISLVENLGPDDFLFAVLAMFVDRYGATDEMFSFTSYIMSCFSVEIQLHSLIKFLDLVSDIFKPKPALSNSLIGNDSDADKTALKQLTLLPHLLSNSRLKQEITALAERDDMESVKIRDSYAKLLEGILSMASNLKAKKALYSRCGDALAKLLSLLSIAEFIKSVDSLLERPDIGLRRKVLQALELRVDKESAGDPKSREALLAFLPQLTAVIRESDDMNYKHTAVTCVDKISEKYGKKDLDAVAAAAQTIAGDHCLGQSSQALRLMALLCLASLVDVLQDGIVPVLPVAIPKTLGYLEESLSGDKPNTELHNASYAFVAALAQHIPYMISGASLDRLLACSNASAVADLDAESARNRSHCLQLLAKLVDPKVLYTALNNNWATAAKSGFAAITEFLDILGLALDKHARPAVTKNINILSEIFTKTLDLRRVVATGEIKTELSVEQLGQIDSLIIQTALKMIYKLHDAVFRPVFSKLVEWGWSGLPKSDTSGRTLRLVSLYTFLDAFFEALKSIITNYASYIVDSASSILSSTNFARENEKLLWQRVVRTLTTCFKHDQDGFWQAPSHYNAVAPVLVEQFLHAAKFDAMEELIPAVVELAAAVDSQEHRKELNTSLLKHLESPVVAVRLAVIKCQQGLTERLEEEWLRGLAEMLPRISELQDDEDEGVERENARWIVGIEEKLGESLDSMLQ; the protein is encoded by the exons ATGTCTTCCCTCCTGGAGCAGCTAAAGGCTGTTCAGGCCAACTCCCGCGTCATCCTTGACGGAAAGCTCGCCAAAGCCGCGCATTCAAAGTCCTTGATTTTCGAACCCCAGGCCGCCGCTAGCCAGACCTATGCCGACATCTACAGAGTAGCCCGCGAAGGCTTCGACGAGCTATGTACGATCGACAGTCGATTCAGACCCTTCGCGGCCCATCTTTTCAGCGAAGAAAGTCAGCAGGCCGACCGGACCCAGATGACGGCCGACGAAAACGCTACGCTTGACAGGCGTGTGGAATCATTTCTTCAGCTTGCGGCCGCCCGTCTACAGCTCATGCCCGCTATCAAAGCCATCGAGTGGCTGATTCGAAGATTTAG GATCCACGAGTTTAACACCCGGACGCTCATCACCTGTTTCCTTCCATTCCACACCATCCCAGTCTTTGTTACATTGCTCTCGATTCTCCCTAGCAACCTCCCCCACGAGTACCGGTTCTTGGACCCCTATATCCGGTCCTTGACGAACCCACCGATCGAGGTCATCGTTACGCAAGCGACAAACCACCGCGAATTGTTGACCGCGATATCAGAGTATACCCTCGATTTGGGCGACAAAAAGCACGACTATCATGCCGCAACAATGTTATGGTTCAGCGTCATGACGCAGTCTGTAAACGCCATGATCGACAAGGGGCGGTCTGGAAACAAGGCTATCCAGCTTGAGAACACCCAGAAGCTTCTTCAGCAGGTTACTCCAGCGTTGAGCAGaggcatgatgatgagacaAAGTCCGGAACTCCAAATGGCGAGTTACATGCCCGTTCTTGTCTTGGCCAGAAAGGGCCGTCTCAACGATGCTGCCCTCGTCGCCTTCATGGACCAACTTGTGGCTGGGTGGCAAAGCAAGACTGTTGATCAGGGTCTTCTCACATTGGCTTGCCTTGCCTATGCCCGCGCTGCAAAACCCGTGACTTCGCGCGTTGCCAAGGCCCTTCTCAAAATCGACGATCTTGTGGGCAAGTTCAAGATGGTCAACCAGACGCAATGTGTGCGCAAGTTGGCCAATGGGACAGCGTTGGCTTTCGTGGATAGATTGTCGAAGAAGGGCAACTTCCGGGCTCTTCAAGGAGTCAAGGCCATCATTTTGGGCGGCTTCCTTGACCAGATGCAAGTGAAGGTCGTCTACAAGTCATTGCTTCTGGCAGCCCACAAGCTCAACGATGAGCTTGACCCACAGGGTACTATTCGCAAGGAGCTGGCTTCCACCCTCGTGAGCCTTGCGCAGCTCAAGGATAAGAATGGCGATGCTATCCGAGCGGCCATAGAGGAGGTCGACTTCAAcattgaggagcttgagctcAAGCTTGGGGCAGCTATCCGCCCGAAGTTGACCATCGCTGAGGGATCAGATGATATGATGGAGGGCGTGGAAGTCATGGCAATTGAAGAAAGACCGAGTCTGGATGCCACGCTTCAGCAAGTTGAAAAGCTTCAGCCATCCAAGACCTCTTGCCTGTCTCAGGAATCCGGCGTGTTTAACGACCTCTGCGCGGTATTCTTGTCTGCTGCGATCACGCAAGTCGACCTTGAAAGATTTGATGCTGCCCCTGTTCTCAGCCGTGATCAGGCTCTCAACGATGCTTTTTACTTCAGCTTCTACATGCGGGTTTGGTGTGGCCCGCACCCAGCATTGGCCAAGGTGGTCGCTTTGGAAAGGGTCAAAAACCGCATCAAGGAGAGCGAATCCACCAAAACTGATCTGCAGGCCATTGCTCTTTACGCCGCTGTTGCCTTGGCTGATCCCTCGAAGAAGGTTCGTCGTGCTGCGGCAGATCTGATCGCTGTTCTCAAAGCCACTTTCAAGGCTTCCGAGGATGTTTGGGGCGCGAAGGACCTCTATGGTGCGAGCGGCGTCTCTATGGACTCTGCCGCTTTCAAGTGCCTACTTGATTCCGTTCTTGTTCCATCTTTGGAAGAAGCCGTCACCCATGAGGACCAGAttggcatcatcatctctaGCGCTTTGGAGAACTCTAAACTGGGAGACAAGAAGACGAGACTGGCGATTTTCAAGTTTTTCTGCGCACACATCACAGAAACGCCACTGCTCACCGCCAAGCTCCGTTTGCTGGAGGgcatcaacaagatcaagagCATCTCCGGCACATATAGAACCGAGCTATTGCTTGCTATGCTTCGTTCATGGGCTtccctcaccagcaccgaGGCCGCCGAGCGTGCTGCTTTGGAGTCATTGGACGAGAAGGCACTGGATCTGGCAGCCGTTGGAACTGTTGTTCCAAGCCAGCACGACGGCCTGGATTTGCTTTTCCAGCTTATCAAGGATCCTCAGACAAGACCAACTCTTGTCGTTGCCATCTTCGAGCGCACCGCAAAGATGTGGCCGATCATGAAGTCCCAGGCCAAGTTGTTGACTGCCAACGTCATGCTTGAACTTTCTCAGAGCTCTGGCCAGGATACTGCTGCGGTAGAGGCCGCTAGTTTCTTAAGAAATGTTGACTTGACCACGGATATTCTCCTGGCCTTTGTTGACTCTCTCCAGTACGAAGACACGAGGATGGCGACCGAGGTTCCCGCCAACAAGCGAAGACGTACCAGCACAGCAGTCCAGCCTGTGAGCTCCAACACGATCAGCCCAGAGGTTCAGAAGACTGTCAAGAAGATGAACTTTGTGCTTGAACTCGTCCAGGGTTGCAAGCCTGAGAACCACCCTGAGATGCTCCCCAGTCTGTTCACGACTCTGTCGGACATCCATCATCTTCGCAAGCTGGTGGGCTCCGAGCTTGGATACATGCAAACTCTTGTTCTCAGCAGCATCGGCGCCATGATTCCTGCGtatgacaacaacaaggacCTGACAATCGATGCTTCTGTTGGCTATGGTGATATCCTGGCTGCCTGCGTGCAAAATTCTTCGAGCACCCAGGTCACGAACGAGGCTCTCTTGGTTGTCGCCAGCCTGGCCCGCACAGCTCCCGATGTTGTGTTGCAGAGCGTTATGCCGATCTTCACCTTCATGGGTAGCTCGGTGCTCAGACAGGCTGACAACTACTCCCAGTCTGTTGTCAAGAAGACTGTTCAGCAGGTTATTCCTCCGCTGATTGCCACTTTCCGCAACAAGGGGCGGAACTTGGTTGCCAGCACCAAGGACCTTTTGGCCAGCTTTGTAACAGCCTACGAACATATCCCTCCCACTCGCAAGCGAGAGATTTTCATTTCGCTCGTTGAGAACCTTGGCCCGGATGACTTTTTGTTTGCTGTCCTTGCCATGTTCGTTGACAGGTACGGAGCTACGGATGAGATGTTCTCCTTCACGTCGTACATTATGAGCTGCTTCTCCGTCGAGATTCAGCTTCACTCTTTGATCAAGTTCTTGGATCTGGTCAGTGACATCTtcaagcccaagcccgcGCTCTCCAACAGCCTGATTGGCAACGACTCCGACGCGGACAAGACTGCGTTGAAGCAGcttaccctcctcccccaccttctTTCCAACAGCCGCCTCAAGCAGGAAATCACGGCCTTGGCCGAAAGAGACGACATGGAATCCGTCAAGATTCGGGACTCGTATGCCAAACTCCTGGAGGGTATTCTCTCCATGGCCAGCAatctcaaggccaagaaggccctCTACAGCCGCTGCGGTGATGCCTTGGCCAAGCTGCTTAGCCTGCTGTCCATTGCCGAGTTCATCAAGAGCGTGGATTCGTTGTTGGAGAGACCGGATATCGGCCTGCGCCGCAAGGTGTTGCAGGCCCTGGAGCTTCGCGTCGACAAGGAAAGTGCGGGCGATCCCAAGTCCCGCGAGGCCCTGCTGGCTTTCTTGCCCCAGTTGACCGCTGTCATCCGGGAGTCGGACGACATGAACTACAAGCACACTGCTGTGACGTGTGTCGACAAGATTTCCGAGAAGTACGGCAAAAAGGACCTGGATGCtgtggctgcggctgctCAGACCATAGCAGGGGACCACTGCCTTGGCCAGTCGTCTCAGGCTCTTCGGCTTATGGCACTGTTGTGCTTGGCGTCACTTGTTGATGTTCTTCAAGATGGCATTGTGCCTGTCCTTCCGGTTGCTATTCCCAAGACGCTAGGATACTTGGAGGAGAGCTTGTCGGGTGACAAGCCCAACACTGAGCTGCACAACGCTTCGTATGCCTTTGTGGCTGCGTTGGCTCAGCACATCCCCTACATGATCTCGGGTGCTTCCCTGGATAGGCTCCTGGCTTGCTCCAACGCCTCGGCCGTTGCCGATCTTGACGCCGAGTCTGCTCGTAACCGCTCTCACTGCCTGCAGCTCTTGGCCAAGCTGGTCGACCCCAAGGTCCTCTATACtgctctcaacaacaactgggccaccgccgccaagtCTGGTTTCGCCGCCATCACTGAATTCCTCGACATTCTCGGCCTGGCCCTTGACAAGCATGCTCGCCCGGCTGTGACCAAGAACATCAATATCCTCTCTGAAATCTTTACCAAGACGCTTGATCTCAGGAGAGTGGTGGCTACCGGCGAGATCAAGACCGAGCTCAGCGTGGAGCAGCTTGGGCAGATCGACAGCCTCATCATCCAGACCGCCCTCAAGATGATCTACAAGCTTCACGACGCCGTTTTCCGCCCCGTCTTTAGCAAGCTAGTCGAATGGGGCTGGTCTGGTCTCCCCAAGAGTGATACCAGCGGTCGGAcattgaggttggtgagcttGTACACCTTCCTCGACGCCTTTTTTGAGGCACTCAAgtccatcatcacaaacTACGCTTCGTATATCGTCGACAGCGCGAGCAGCATCTTGTCCAGCACCAACTTTGCCAGGGAGAATGAAAAGCTCCTGTGGCAGCGTGTGGTTCGCACTTTGACAACATGCTTCAAGCACGACCAGGACGGCTTCTGGCAGGCGCCTTCACATTACAATGCTGTCGCtccggtgttggtggagcAATTCTTGCATGCCGCCAAATTTGATGCTATGGAAGAGTTGATCcctgcggtggtggagctggcTGCTGCGGTGGACTCGCAGGAGCATAGGAAGGAGTTGAATACGAGCTTGCTGAAGCACCTCGAgtcgccggtggtggcggtgaggttggcggtgatTAAGTGCCAGCAGGGCTTgacggagaggttggaggaggagtggttgagggggttggcggagaTGCTGCCAAGGATTAGCGAGCTgcaggatgatgaggatgagggggttgagagggagaaTGCGAGGTGGATTGTGGGGattgaggagaagctgggggaGAGTTTGGATTCGATGTTGCAGTAG